One Bremerella sp. JC817 genomic window carries:
- a CDS encoding TIGR03364 family FAD-dependent oxidoreductase, whose translation MHYDLIVIGAGIAGLGHAWAAAKQGLSVAVFETNARAEGASIRNFGMVWPVGQPAGPQRALALRSRTLWRELGAAAGFPVHTCGSIHLAHHDDELAVLQEFAHSSAADGLDIELVTPEQIARLTPAVNPTGLKGGLYSHTELRVTPPIAVSSIAAHLADAHNVQLHFNTPITKVESGLVLSAQGESWTADRIVIASGAYFQHLFPEIHREERLLLCKLQMLLTEPQPADWQLGPHIASGLTLRHYPSFRDCPSLSAVKERFAKDSPRLDRFGIHVMASQADGGGLILGDSHEYGDDIEPTDKSEIDALMLAELQKIMQVPNWNIARRWHGLYAKHPSKMCFVREVCPEVLVVNGFGGNGMTLSLAFSESIIHHWKNSAQWEVLHGTN comes from the coding sequence ATGCATTACGATTTAATCGTCATCGGTGCCGGCATTGCTGGTCTTGGACATGCGTGGGCCGCGGCCAAACAGGGACTTTCGGTCGCGGTCTTCGAAACGAACGCTCGGGCCGAAGGTGCCAGCATTCGCAACTTTGGCATGGTGTGGCCAGTCGGTCAGCCTGCAGGTCCTCAACGAGCCTTGGCCCTGCGAAGTCGAACTTTGTGGCGTGAACTTGGCGCAGCCGCTGGCTTTCCGGTCCATACCTGCGGATCGATCCACCTGGCCCACCACGACGACGAACTCGCCGTGCTGCAAGAGTTCGCTCATTCGTCAGCCGCCGATGGTCTGGATATCGAACTGGTGACGCCAGAACAAATCGCCAGGCTGACCCCCGCCGTGAACCCAACTGGTTTGAAAGGTGGACTCTACAGCCATACCGAACTTCGCGTGACCCCGCCGATCGCTGTCAGTTCAATTGCCGCGCATCTGGCGGATGCCCACAACGTTCAGCTCCATTTCAATACGCCGATCACCAAGGTTGAATCGGGCCTGGTGCTTTCCGCGCAAGGCGAAAGCTGGACGGCCGATCGGATCGTGATCGCGTCGGGCGCGTATTTTCAGCATCTATTCCCCGAGATCCACCGCGAAGAACGTTTGCTCCTATGCAAACTGCAGATGCTGCTTACCGAGCCGCAGCCAGCCGACTGGCAACTTGGTCCTCATATTGCCAGTGGCTTGACGCTGCGGCATTACCCTTCCTTCCGCGATTGCCCTTCGCTGTCGGCCGTGAAGGAACGCTTCGCGAAAGACTCGCCCCGACTCGATCGCTTTGGCATCCATGTCATGGCCTCGCAGGCCGACGGCGGTGGCTTGATCCTGGGTGACTCGCACGAATATGGCGACGACATCGAGCCCACCGACAAATCCGAGATCGACGCACTGATGCTCGCAGAATTGCAAAAGATCATGCAGGTTCCCAACTGGAACATCGCCCGGCGCTGGCATGGTCTCTACGCGAAGCATCCCAGCAAGATGTGCTTCGTCCGCGAAGTTTGTCCTGAAGTGCTGGTCGTGAATGGCTTCGGCGGCAACGGCATGACGCTTTCGCTGGCCTTCTCGGAATCGATCATCCATCACTGGAAGAACTCGGCGCAGTGGGAAGTGTTGCACGGCACGAACTAG
- a CDS encoding LamG-like jellyroll fold domain-containing protein, with amino-acid sequence MKTTVLPILGLLTLLATTAFAHEGPDPLARWRFDSDAISQQGDQTKILPRRGPTGVLIGKFEMLGEKHDETLFLSGNQSAVIIAEDHNEASKYLPTEALTVSTVVSISQPEQWGGLIGAIEDNGSQESGWLVGYDEKTFTFALRGKEGTGRLTYLKGKTPYEAGKLYHVVAVYDGETMQLYINGKLEAESKEQSGSIQYPAKTPYMLGAYRDSDEFQSLKGRLREIVLYDLAAKKEWVDHDFEHNASLAALPAMESNDPLDFVIEPYLQFGTQNSMTVMWRTNRRALGTLYFGESAECPNRIDIPEGKEIHEITIEGLEPETQYFYRTESRLKPDAEPLVSTPATFQTAVNRDTPFAFAVISDTQGNPAVSGKLAQFAWGQRPSFLLHPGDLVEVGPRDSHWTQHFFPSMNPLIRHVPFFPVLGNHERNAQHFYDYVSLPKPEYFYQFRFGNAHFFMIDSNRNLDPDSEQYQWLEKHLSESDATWKFVCHHHPPYSSDENDYGNLWKTNKGTRGDQNARQLVPLYEKYHVDIVWNGHIHSYERTWPIRENRAVKEGAPIYMITGGGGGPLETPGPIRPFFMNTVRRGHHYSMVRINDTKLEFQAYDLENRLFDQMTISKQTAAAHE; translated from the coding sequence ATGAAAACTACCGTTCTCCCGATCCTGGGACTACTTACACTACTTGCGACAACCGCTTTCGCCCACGAAGGACCCGATCCGCTGGCGCGGTGGCGGTTCGATTCCGATGCGATTTCGCAGCAAGGCGATCAGACCAAGATCCTTCCACGGCGCGGCCCGACCGGTGTGCTCATTGGCAAGTTCGAGATGCTCGGCGAAAAACACGATGAGACCCTCTTCTTAAGCGGCAATCAGTCGGCAGTCATCATTGCTGAAGACCACAACGAGGCCAGCAAGTACCTGCCGACCGAAGCATTGACGGTCTCCACCGTCGTGTCGATCTCGCAGCCGGAACAATGGGGTGGACTGATCGGCGCGATTGAAGACAACGGTTCGCAGGAATCAGGCTGGCTGGTCGGCTACGACGAGAAAACTTTTACCTTCGCCCTGCGTGGGAAAGAAGGCACTGGCCGTCTGACCTACCTGAAAGGAAAGACACCTTACGAAGCAGGCAAGTTATATCACGTGGTGGCGGTCTACGACGGCGAGACGATGCAGTTGTACATCAACGGCAAGCTCGAGGCGGAAAGCAAAGAACAATCGGGGTCGATTCAGTACCCTGCCAAGACGCCGTACATGCTTGGTGCCTATCGCGATAGTGATGAGTTCCAATCGCTCAAAGGACGACTCCGCGAAATCGTGCTGTACGATCTCGCCGCGAAGAAAGAGTGGGTCGACCACGACTTCGAACACAATGCCAGTCTCGCAGCACTTCCTGCGATGGAGTCGAACGATCCGCTCGACTTTGTGATCGAGCCTTACCTGCAGTTCGGTACGCAGAACAGCATGACGGTCATGTGGCGAACCAATCGCAGGGCTCTCGGCACGCTGTACTTTGGCGAGTCGGCCGAATGTCCGAATCGCATCGACATTCCGGAAGGGAAAGAGATTCATGAGATCACGATCGAGGGGCTCGAGCCGGAGACGCAGTACTTCTATCGCACCGAATCACGCTTGAAGCCTGACGCCGAACCGTTGGTCAGCACGCCGGCCACCTTTCAGACGGCCGTGAACCGCGACACGCCGTTCGCGTTTGCGGTGATCAGTGACACGCAAGGCAACCCGGCCGTGAGTGGCAAGCTGGCTCAGTTTGCCTGGGGTCAGCGTCCCAGCTTCCTGCTTCACCCAGGCGATCTGGTGGAAGTTGGTCCGCGCGATTCGCATTGGACGCAGCATTTCTTTCCGAGCATGAACCCGCTGATTCGCCACGTTCCGTTCTTTCCGGTGCTGGGCAACCACGAACGGAATGCTCAACACTTCTACGACTACGTTTCCTTGCCGAAGCCGGAATACTTCTACCAGTTTCGATTTGGCAATGCCCATTTCTTCATGATCGACTCCAATCGCAACCTGGATCCCGATTCCGAGCAGTACCAATGGCTCGAAAAGCATCTTTCCGAATCGGATGCAACCTGGAAGTTTGTTTGCCATCACCACCCGCCTTATTCGTCCGACGAAAACGACTACGGCAATTTGTGGAAGACAAACAAGGGAACGCGTGGCGATCAGAATGCCCGTCAGTTAGTGCCGCTGTACGAGAAGTACCACGTCGACATCGTTTGGAACGGGCACATTCATTCGTACGAACGTACCTGGCCGATCCGCGAAAATCGGGCGGTGAAAGAAGGTGCTCCAATTTACATGATCACCGGTGGCGGTGGCGGTCCGCTGGAAACGCCCGGGCCGATCCGTCCGTTCTTCATGAACACGGTTCGCCGCGGGCACCATTACTCGATGGTTCGCATCAACGATACGAAGCTTGAGTTTCAAGCATACGACCTCGAGAACCGTCTGTTCGATCAGATGACGATCTCGAAGCAGACGGCTGCCGCTCACGAATAG
- a CDS encoding Gfo/Idh/MocA family oxidoreductase, whose amino-acid sequence MSERTINVAMIGLGFGAEFIPIYQAHPNANVIAICRRDEASLQKTGDMFGIEKRYTEYDDVLADPDVDFVHINSPIPDHAWMSLRALDAGKHVMCTVPMATTIDECRQIVEKVAETGLKYMMAETVVYSREYLYIKQLYESGELGKVQYMQASHPQDMQGWPEYWERMIPMHYATHVVSPVLGLVDGLAEYVSCFGSGSINNELAKKSGNPYAVESCHIKIKDSDTAAHIWRFLFDTARQYRESFDVYGTKKSFEWSLVEGEPHVLHTAKLPEHEIASHVEIPDFAHLLPEPIQKFTQSIEDAGHLSFIQGGGHGGSHPHLVHEMISSLLEDRDPLPNAVTSANWTCVGICAHESTMKGGELVRLPEFTLQKPQVRKTVGAS is encoded by the coding sequence ATGAGCGAAAGAACCATTAACGTTGCGATGATCGGTTTGGGATTCGGAGCAGAGTTCATTCCGATTTACCAGGCTCACCCCAACGCAAACGTCATCGCCATTTGCCGCCGCGACGAAGCTTCCTTGCAGAAGACCGGCGACATGTTCGGAATCGAAAAGCGATATACCGAGTACGACGACGTTTTGGCGGACCCAGACGTCGACTTTGTGCATATCAATTCGCCGATTCCGGATCATGCCTGGATGTCGCTGCGTGCCCTCGACGCCGGCAAGCACGTGATGTGTACCGTTCCGATGGCCACCACGATTGACGAATGCCGCCAGATCGTCGAGAAAGTCGCTGAAACCGGCTTGAAATACATGATGGCCGAAACGGTCGTCTACAGCCGCGAATACCTCTATATCAAGCAGCTTTACGAATCGGGCGAATTGGGCAAGGTTCAGTACATGCAGGCCTCGCACCCGCAAGACATGCAGGGCTGGCCAGAATATTGGGAACGCATGATCCCAATGCACTACGCGACCCACGTCGTCAGCCCCGTTCTCGGCCTGGTGGATGGACTGGCCGAGTACGTGAGCTGCTTCGGTTCTGGTTCGATCAACAATGAACTGGCCAAGAAGTCGGGCAATCCGTACGCCGTCGAATCTTGCCATATCAAGATCAAAGACAGCGACACGGCCGCTCACATCTGGCGATTTCTGTTTGATACGGCTCGTCAGTACCGCGAAAGCTTCGATGTCTACGGCACGAAGAAGAGCTTCGAATGGTCGCTGGTCGAAGGGGAACCGCACGTTCTGCACACCGCGAAGCTGCCCGAGCACGAAATCGCCTCGCACGTCGAGATCCCTGATTTCGCTCACTTGCTGCCAGAACCAATCCAGAAGTTCACCCAGTCGATCGAAGACGCCGGGCATCTCTCGTTCATCCAGGGCGGCGGCCATGGTGGCTCGCACCCTCACCTGGTGCACGAGATGATCAGCTCGCTGCTGGAAGACCGCGATCCGCTGCCAAACGCGGTGACTTCGGCCAACTGGACCTGTGTTGGCATTTGTGCCCACGAGTCGACCATGAAGGGTGGCGAACTGGTTCGTTTGCCAGAATTCACCCTGCAGAAACCACAAGTTCGCAAGACGGTGGGTGCTTCGTAA
- a CDS encoding DUF5690 family protein, which translates to MNSAHSAPETDSNPSRWRVILTAAAAGFLTYFAMYAFRKPFTAAQYSGESLWGSGVELKTSFVIAQIIGYAVSKYLGIDLCTRIPDRFRAVALIGLIGIAELALVLFAVVPVHWKVLAIFLNGLPLGMVWGLVVRYLEGRRASDLLLACLCCSFIVSSGVVKDVGRGWIDSGVDPYWMPAVTGLCFVPMFLIALAMLAWLPAPDASDIKARSKRGEMSTTDRWQFVRSQWNTLWPLLLFYTGLTAYRDFRDNYSVEILNNLGYAEAPAIFSRMELPVALVVTLGLGLLILVQNHRHGLVAIYSSMLAGMLLVGIGTALIFSGAISGLTWMILVGVGSYLAYVPFNAVLFERLVALRGTGSAVFGIYLADALGYTGSIGVQLYKDLGADSIDRLTFFQNYSLILAVAGFCCLLISGSAILIGNWQDSAVTIAPHQSAADAASS; encoded by the coding sequence GTGAATTCCGCCCACTCCGCCCCTGAGACCGACTCGAATCCTTCTCGCTGGCGCGTCATTTTGACGGCGGCAGCGGCTGGCTTTCTGACCTACTTCGCGATGTACGCCTTTCGCAAGCCGTTCACCGCGGCTCAATATTCAGGCGAAAGCTTGTGGGGAAGTGGCGTCGAATTGAAGACGTCGTTCGTCATCGCCCAGATCATCGGCTATGCGGTCTCGAAGTATCTGGGGATCGACCTTTGTACGCGGATCCCAGATCGTTTTCGGGCGGTCGCATTGATCGGACTGATCGGGATCGCCGAACTTGCCCTGGTGCTGTTCGCCGTCGTGCCGGTTCACTGGAAGGTACTCGCAATCTTTCTCAACGGCTTACCGCTGGGCATGGTCTGGGGCCTGGTGGTGCGTTACTTGGAAGGACGCCGCGCGAGCGATTTGCTGCTGGCTTGCCTTTGCTGCTCGTTCATTGTTTCCAGCGGCGTGGTGAAAGATGTCGGTCGCGGCTGGATCGATTCAGGCGTCGATCCTTACTGGATGCCGGCCGTCACCGGTCTTTGCTTCGTGCCAATGTTTTTGATCGCCCTGGCGATGCTGGCTTGGTTGCCCGCCCCGGATGCGTCCGATATCAAGGCCCGGTCGAAGCGCGGCGAAATGAGCACGACCGACCGTTGGCAATTTGTTCGCAGCCAATGGAACACCCTGTGGCCGCTGCTGCTGTTCTATACCGGCCTGACCGCCTATCGCGATTTCCGTGACAACTATTCGGTCGAGATCCTCAATAACCTTGGCTACGCTGAAGCCCCGGCGATCTTCTCGCGGATGGAACTTCCGGTCGCGTTGGTCGTGACGTTGGGGCTCGGACTGTTGATTCTGGTGCAAAACCATCGTCACGGTTTGGTGGCGATTTATAGTTCGATGTTGGCTGGTATGCTGCTGGTCGGTATCGGCACGGCTTTGATTTTCTCAGGAGCAATCTCTGGCCTGACCTGGATGATCCTGGTTGGTGTCGGCAGCTACCTGGCCTACGTTCCCTTCAACGCGGTGCTCTTCGAGCGGCTGGTTGCCCTGCGGGGAACTGGCAGTGCTGTGTTTGGCATCTACCTGGCCGATGCCCTCGGCTATACCGGAAGCATCGGTGTGCAACTTTATAAAGACCTGGGAGCCGACTCGATCGATCGATTGACCTTCTTCCAGAACTATTCGCTGATCCTGGCCGTCGCAGGCTTCTGCTGCCTTTTGATCAGCGGTTCAGCAATCTTGATCGGCAACTGGCAAGACTCGGCCGTGACGATTGCTCCACACCAGTCCGCTGCCGACGCGGCTTCTTCCTAG
- a CDS encoding DNA-binding transcriptional regulator produces the protein MIQPRKEVALLIETSNEYARGLLDGVVRYMEEYQRWSIFLPEQGRGAKPPKWLKQWRGDGIIARVENPEIAAALKPLDIPIVDVSAARLLPELPWVETDDQAIAQMAVEHLLQRGFSNFAFCGDSSFAWSKLREKYFVEALAEHGHVCHVLDMPTGEDGKNSTPKNVQKLDRWIERLPQPIGIMACFDIRGQLLLEACRELEIDVPRQVAVIGVDNDRLLCDLCSPPLSSVIPDSRRTGFEAAKLLDQMMKGLSPQHHKKLIPPLGVATRRSTDVLATEDPLVGMAMQFIREHACDGINVGDVLKAVDSTRRILEYRFKQITGQTPHEAIVHQRLDKVRQLLHDTDLSIGDIADRAGFEHVEYMSATFRKKTGLSPTAYRRKVQPN, from the coding sequence ATGATCCAACCTCGCAAAGAGGTCGCGTTATTGATCGAGACCTCCAACGAGTACGCACGTGGGCTCTTGGACGGAGTCGTGCGTTACATGGAAGAGTACCAGCGTTGGTCGATCTTTCTTCCGGAGCAAGGACGCGGAGCCAAGCCGCCTAAGTGGTTAAAGCAGTGGAGAGGGGATGGCATCATTGCCCGGGTCGAGAATCCCGAGATCGCCGCCGCTTTGAAACCTCTCGATATTCCGATTGTTGACGTCAGCGCGGCGCGGTTGTTGCCAGAGTTGCCTTGGGTCGAAACGGACGACCAGGCGATCGCGCAGATGGCGGTAGAACATCTTCTGCAGCGTGGCTTCTCGAACTTCGCGTTCTGCGGCGATTCGTCGTTTGCTTGGAGCAAGCTTCGCGAAAAGTATTTCGTGGAAGCATTGGCCGAGCATGGTCATGTTTGTCATGTGCTCGATATGCCGACCGGCGAAGATGGTAAGAACTCGACGCCGAAGAATGTCCAGAAGCTCGACCGCTGGATCGAACGTTTGCCGCAGCCGATCGGTATCATGGCTTGCTTCGATATCCGCGGGCAACTGCTGCTGGAAGCATGTCGCGAACTTGAAATCGACGTTCCGCGTCAAGTCGCGGTGATTGGCGTCGACAACGACCGATTGCTGTGCGACCTTTGTTCGCCACCCTTGTCGAGCGTGATCCCTGACAGTCGCCGCACCGGTTTCGAGGCGGCCAAGCTGCTCGATCAAATGATGAAGGGGCTATCGCCGCAGCATCATAAGAAGTTGATTCCACCGCTGGGGGTCGCGACTCGTCGATCGACCGATGTGTTGGCGACCGAGGATCCGCTGGTGGGTATGGCGATGCAGTTCATTCGCGAGCATGCCTGTGATGGGATCAATGTGGGTGACGTTCTGAAGGCGGTCGACAGTACCCGTCGAATTCTCGAGTACCGCTTCAAGCAGATTACCGGGCAGACCCCGCACGAAGCGATCGTCCATCAACGCCTAGACAAGGTGCGTCAGCTTCTGCACGACACCGACCTCAGCATTGGTGACATCGCCGATCGGGCCGGGTTCGAGCATGTCGAGTACATGAGCGCCACGTTCCGCAAAAAAACGGGACTTTCACCGACCGCTTATCGCCGCAAAGTTCAGCCAAACTAA
- a CDS encoding shikimate kinase: protein MTAAAGSNVTLIGMPGSGKSTIGVVLAKRMNLQFVDTDLIIQTTQQRTLQQIMDADGFDKFCQIEESAVLTLDVEKHVIATGGSVCYGPDGMAHLKSLGKVVFLKTSLQTLEKRLSNMATRGIALKPGQTLEGLFHERNALYTQYADLTIDCDGLNVERISEQIEAGLAPPST from the coding sequence ATGACGGCTGCAGCAGGTTCGAATGTCACGCTGATCGGTATGCCAGGCTCCGGCAAAAGCACCATCGGTGTTGTGCTGGCCAAACGCATGAACCTACAGTTCGTCGATACCGACCTGATCATTCAAACGACGCAGCAGCGGACGCTTCAGCAGATCATGGATGCCGACGGCTTCGACAAGTTCTGCCAGATTGAAGAGTCGGCCGTGCTCACCCTCGACGTCGAAAAACATGTGATCGCGACCGGGGGCAGTGTTTGCTATGGCCCGGACGGGATGGCCCACCTCAAGTCGCTTGGCAAAGTGGTCTTCCTGAAGACGAGCCTGCAAACGCTGGAGAAGCGACTTTCGAACATGGCAACCCGGGGCATCGCCCTGAAACCAGGTCAGACGCTCGAAGGACTCTTCCACGAACGCAACGCACTCTATACCCAATACGCTGACCTCACCATCGATTGCGATGGCCTGAACGTCGAACGAATTAGCGAGCAAATCGAGGCAGGCCTCGCGCCCCCTTCCACTTAG